The following are from one region of the Oncorhynchus masou masou isolate Uvic2021 chromosome 24, UVic_Omas_1.1, whole genome shotgun sequence genome:
- the LOC135512765 gene encoding repulsive guidance molecule A-like, whose amino-acid sequence MGRSGPQNLAKRQLWNCITFTMVLLSLLLRPAHCQQCRIQRCNAEYVASTSPSSGLQEDSLSDVDYCIALRAYALCTRRTARSCRGDLVYHSAVFRIKELFTQHNCSSEGPTSSARAPSTSRPVVSELCDYESRVLASGPAGQGKKYAHCGLFGDPHLRTFRDEFQTCKVEGAWPLIDNRYLSVQVTNVPVVLGSSATATSKITVIFKSYHGCTEQKVYQATTEDLPSAFQDGSRSGGEGGSLWIVEKVGSGGRLVTIQARYIGTSIIVRRVGRYLTFAIRMPEDTLDFSEENSGLQLCLHGCPRNELIKEHTLGRQPLHPHLPGSGSNPELGPLLPPHQIYTVERATAKCRETLQVEDIYFQSCVFDLLTTGDPEFSMAAYGALEDLKALPPSKLKQNSPRTPHVQQNRGGLHMLATATPSLVTLLLLVLLLL is encoded by the exons ATGGGGAGAAGCGGACCTCAAAACTTGGCTAAGCGGCAGCTTTGGAACTGTATTACTTTTACGATGGTTTTACTTTCACTGCTGCTCCGACCAG CACACTGCCAACAGTGCCGGATCCAGCGCTGCAATGCGGAGTACGtggcctctacctctccctctagtgGTCTCCAGGAAGACTCCCTGTCCGATGTGGACTACTGCATTGCCTTGCGTGCCTACGCCCTGTGTACCCGCCGCACAGCGCGCAGCTGCAGGGGTGACCTTGTCTACCACTCGGCCGTGTTCCGTATCAAAGAGCTCTTCACCCAGCACAACTGCTCCAGCGAGGGGCCCACCTCCTCGGCCAGGGCCCCTAGCACCTCCAGGCCAGTTGTGTCCGAGCTGTGCGACTACGAGAGCCGTGTGCTGGCCTCCGGCCCTGCCGGCCAGGGAAAGAAGTATGCCCACTGTGGATTATTCGGGGACCCACACCTGCGGACATTCCGCGACGAGTTCCAGACCTGCAAGGTGGAGGGGGCGTGGCCTCTTATCGATAACCGTTACCTGTCGGTGCAGGTGACCAACGTACCTGTTGTCCTGGGCTCCAGCGCCACCGCCACCAGCAAG ATAACAGTGATCTTCAAGTCGTACCACGGCTGTACAGAGCAGAAGGTGTACCAGGCTACCACCGAGGACCTTCCCTCTGCCTTCCAGGACGGCTCTCGGAGTGGCGGGGAGGGGGGCAGTCTGTGGATCGTAGAAAAGGTTGGCTCCGGAGGCCGCCTGGTGACGATCCAGGCCCGCTACATTGGGACGTCCATCATAGTGCGCCGAGTGGGGCGCTACCTTACCTTCGCCATCCGCATGCCAGAGGACACCCTTGACTTTTCTGAGGAGAACAGTGGGCTGCAGCTTTGTCTGCACGGGTGCCCTCGCAACGAGCTCATCAAGGAGCACACGCTGGGGCGCCAGCCCCTTCACCCCCACCTCCCGGGCTCCGGGTCTAATCCTGAGCTGGGGCCTCTACTGCCCCCACATCAGATCTACACAGTGGAGCGTGCCACAGCCAAGTGCAGGGAGACCCTGCAAGTGGAGGACATATACTTCCAGTCATGTGTGTTTGACCTGCTCACCACAGGGGACCCTGAGTTCTCCATGGCAGCCTACGGGGCTCTGGAGGATCTGAAGGCCCTTCCTCCCAGCAAACTGAAGCAAAACTCTCCCAGGACTCCTCATGTTCAACAAAACAGAGGGGGGCTACACATGTTGGCCACAGCCACCCCCAGTCTGGTCACACTCCTGCTCCTGGTTCTACTGCTTTTGTAA